From the Papaver somniferum cultivar HN1 chromosome 2, ASM357369v1, whole genome shotgun sequence genome, the window GAGACGGATCATCTGCATTGTTCTTAATGATATTACTTACAGCTGGTGCTTCTGTAATCAAATTGGTACTGACATCAGGATCAGGCTGCTTAGAATCAATAGTGTAAATGGAACCTTCTGATTCGTCGCTGGAACTGTATTCCTCAATCACTAAGGAAGGACTTGATGGAGGATTTTTTTCCAATTCAACAATGCTAGAATCCTTCTTAGACTTGGCTTTAGGCGTGGGTTTTCGCTTTCTTTTCTGAACTTTGCGGGGtgactgttcttcgggagtacCTCCACTAATCATATCAGTCCAATAAGGGTCGTCCTCCTCATCACTATATATCTCCGCAGCATTGGCCTCAAACTTGGACAGTTTTCCGTCTCTACCACCACTACTTTTTAATTGACTGCTCTTCTTCTTCCCGGAACCGGACTGGTCTAAATTAATTGAATTCCTGTAATCAGTGAAGAAACCAACTATGATGGTCAGAAAACTGTAGCCTTTCATAGGATCTCTTGCAGCCAAGTGAAGTTGTGATAACATCTCATCTGGATCAGAGTATTCTTTTGGAATGGTGATCTTTCGCTTTTTGGATTTCTCATTCAGCTTCTCGCTGCTCCGATCTATCTTACATGCACTTTTTCGAGACCTTCCACCACTAGAATTTAGTATCGGAGGGGATCCTTTCAGTTGACTAGCAACTCTACGTAAGCTTTCTCCAACCTTAAAAGATCCTGGAGTTCGAAATTCAGCATCCTCATTACTTGACTGCGAAAGCCCTTCTTTGCCAGTTTTCCCTGCTAAGTCATCAGAGAAGGACCCAACAGACTTTTGCTTTTTGCCACCAGGGGTTGGTGTACTAGGAGGCTTGTCCTGACTTCCAAGCTTTCTTTTCTCGGAAGGTGCTTCTTCAGTCTTGGAAGTGAGAGCTGGCATCTGAAAATCGGGATCCAATAACCCTCCCCAGATACCATACTCAGCCATTCGTGGATGACCCTTAGAACGGTAGAAGGCTGCTAATTGAGCTCGAGTTACCACATTTTCCATCTTATCACATCCTCCAAGGGGGTTGAGTGCAAAGTTTTTGATATTCTCAACAACCTTACCAGGTTCAAATGTAGCAGCACCCACATTCCTGTCAACACCATCTCTCCTACTAGACTCGGCCCGAATTCCAGCATTTGTTATTATCTGTGACTTGATCTCAGAACAAGCTTCATCTGGTACACAGGAACATAGCAACCCTCGCTGTACACGTCTAGAAATCTCATCCAAGGCAGAACCAATAGCAAAACGAAACTCTTCCATATCAGTTTGTCTTTCCATCTGTGAGAAATTAGCTTCAAACGGCTTCAAAGACGACGCAACATTCCAAGCAAAGGTCTGATCCCCAAAATACGCAACCAAAAGTCTTTTCCTATCATGTTTCTGATGCTTCTTCGCTAGTTTAGAAGCAGCCTGAGGATCAAATATCTGACCAGGCCACCATGGATGGCTACTCACTTTACCCCATACCAAATCAGAAGCAGAATATTCATTCCCCTCCTTCTCATTATGTTTGACAATTTCACCCATGTTTTTACAGATACCTAAATCAACAACTAAACTACCAAAATTAGAGTCATTAACACTAGTACAAACAACATTCGAAACACCCATATCATATGCATGAGCTTGATTCTTACCTTGCTCTTCAGCTTTTGTTCCTCCTCCTTTTCCAGTAGTTTTAACAGCTCCACTAATACCCTCAGCAGCTAAACTTGAATCTTCCTTAACATCAACTCCAACCatattctcctcctcctcctcctcctcctcctctgctTCTTCTGCTTTATCTCCAGTAGTAGTCTCAACATCTCCTCCACTGACATCCTCCTCACTAGCAGCAGACATACTCTCATCACCATCATCAACAGGAGAACCCATTTTGTTATCTCCAGTGGAAGTCTTATCATCTCCTCCACtgacatcctcctcctcctcctcctcactagCAGCAGACATACTCTCATCTCCTCCATTTACAT encodes:
- the LOC113350542 gene encoding uncharacterized protein LOC113350542 isoform X2, with translation MEEVAMNPNDLNPNTTTPMEEISTISMDSSTTSSSVTTTTTTITQISVSEKLQITDEQVRVSGFGSGSLLKPLVKCSEKVSESKFQVESVVGSVSVNKEVGENGGGVLEEVEIRVSEMEKVEEISDVVVLSEEEEEKEDVVGSVSVNKENGVVVLEEGENRKEIRVSEMETEEGAGAIEEEEKQDLVVDDEKMVCENVNGGDESMSAASEEEEEEDVSGGDDKTSTGDNKMGSPVDDGDESMSAASEEDVSGGDVETTTGDKAEEAEEEEEEEEENMVGVDVKEDSSLAAEGISGAVKTTGKGGGTKAEEQGICKNMGEIVKHNEKEGNEYSASDLVWGKVSSHPWWPGQIFDPQAASKLAKKHQKHDRKRLLVAYFGDQTFAWNVASSLKPFEANFSQMERQTDMEEFRFAIGSALDEISRRVQRGLLCSCVPDEACSEIKSQIITNAGIRAESSRRDGVDRNVGAATFEPGKVVENIKNFALNPLGGCDKMENVVTRAQLAAFYRSKGHPRMAEYGIWGGLLDPDFQMPALTSKTEEAPSEKRKLGSQDKPPSTPTPGGKKQKSVGSFSDDLAGKTGKEGLSQSSNEDAEFRTPGSFKVGESLRRVASQLKGSPPILNSSGGRSRKSACKIDRSSEKLNEKSKKRKITIPKEYSDPDEMLSQLHLAARDPMKGYSFLTIIVGFFTDYRNSINLDQSGSGKKKSSQLKSSGGRDGKLSKFEANAAEIYSDEEDDPYWTDMISGGTPEEQSPRKVQKRKRKPTPKAKSKKDSSIVELEKNPPSSPSLVIEEYSSSDESEGSIYTIDSKQPDPDVSTNLITEAPAVSNIIKNNADDPSPTALVLNFTQAESIPLETDLNKIFSRFGPLLESDTEVTRKCCRAKVVFKNRNDAEVAFSSAGKFSIFGPALASYQLRYLSSTPSTASPCPPPAASPCPLPATSPCPPPAASPAPLSTTSACPTLTVEETN
- the LOC113350542 gene encoding uncharacterized protein LOC113350542 isoform X1, producing MEEVAMNPNDLNPNTTTPMEEISTISMDSSTTSSSVTTTTTTITQISVSEKLQITDEQVRVSGFGSGSLLKPLVKCSEKVSESKFQVESVVGSVSVNKEVGENGGGVLEEVEIRVSEMEKVEEISDVVVLSEEEEEKEDVVGSVSVNKENGVVVLEEGENRKEIRVSEMETEEGAGAIEEEEKQDLVVDDEKMVCENVNGGDESMSAASEEEEEEDVSGGDDKTSTGDNKMGSPVDDGDESMSAASEEDVSGGDVETTTGDKAEEAEEEEEEEEENMVGVDVKEDSSLAAEGISGAVKTTGKGGGTKAEEQVVDLGICKNMGEIVKHNEKEGNEYSASDLVWGKVSSHPWWPGQIFDPQAASKLAKKHQKHDRKRLLVAYFGDQTFAWNVASSLKPFEANFSQMERQTDMEEFRFAIGSALDEISRRVQRGLLCSCVPDEACSEIKSQIITNAGIRAESSRRDGVDRNVGAATFEPGKVVENIKNFALNPLGGCDKMENVVTRAQLAAFYRSKGHPRMAEYGIWGGLLDPDFQMPALTSKTEEAPSEKRKLGSQDKPPSTPTPGGKKQKSVGSFSDDLAGKTGKEGLSQSSNEDAEFRTPGSFKVGESLRRVASQLKGSPPILNSSGGRSRKSACKIDRSSEKLNEKSKKRKITIPKEYSDPDEMLSQLHLAARDPMKGYSFLTIIVGFFTDYRNSINLDQSGSGKKKSSQLKSSGGRDGKLSKFEANAAEIYSDEEDDPYWTDMISGGTPEEQSPRKVQKRKRKPTPKAKSKKDSSIVELEKNPPSSPSLVIEEYSSSDESEGSIYTIDSKQPDPDVSTNLITEAPAVSNIIKNNADDPSPTALVLNFTQAESIPLETDLNKIFSRFGPLLESDTEVTRKCCRAKVVFKNRNDAEVAFSSAGKFSIFGPALASYQLRYLSSTPSTASPCPPPAASPCPLPATSPCPPPAASPAPLSTTSACPTLTVEETN